The Petroclostridium xylanilyticum genome has a segment encoding these proteins:
- the hydG gene encoding [FeFe] hydrogenase H-cluster radical SAM maturase HydG: protein MELINEGKISKLLSENSVTSKEEISELILKARECKGLTLEETAKLLNIEEDSLLEDLFKAAKYVKEKIYGKRIVLFAPLYTSNECNNNCLYCGFRAANKELHRKTLTVDEIVNEAKEIEKQGHKRILMVCGEDKNKTHIDHITDALAAIYASCDIRRINVNAAPMTVEEFGKLKKAGIGTYQLFQETYHRDTYKKMHPAGKKADYEWRLTAMERALEAGIDDLGIGALLGLYDYKFEVLAMLEHSDYLLNKYGVGPHTISVPRLRPALGSVLKEAPYPMNDRDFKKLVAVLRLAVPYTGIILSTRESAALRDELLSLGVSQISAGSKTSPGGYGHEEEKSDQFYTTDHRSLNQMVKAICSSGYIPSFCTACYRRCRTGEHFMELAREGEIHTFCQPNAVLTFKENLIDYGTPEDRAIGEEIIQKALEEIEDVELKQATVEKLKLIEEGQRDLYF from the coding sequence ATGGAACTTATTAATGAAGGTAAAATCAGTAAATTATTATCTGAAAATAGTGTCACAAGTAAAGAAGAAATAAGCGAGTTGATTTTAAAAGCAAGAGAATGTAAGGGGCTTACTTTAGAGGAAACAGCGAAGCTGCTGAATATAGAAGAAGACAGTTTACTCGAAGACTTGTTTAAGGCTGCAAAATATGTGAAGGAAAAAATATATGGAAAGAGAATCGTATTGTTTGCACCTCTATATACAAGTAATGAATGTAACAATAACTGCTTATACTGCGGCTTTAGAGCTGCAAATAAAGAACTTCACAGAAAAACGCTTACAGTTGATGAAATTGTCAATGAAGCTAAAGAGATTGAAAAACAAGGCCATAAGAGAATATTGATGGTGTGTGGAGAAGATAAAAATAAAACACATATCGACCATATTACCGACGCATTGGCAGCCATTTATGCAAGTTGTGATATAAGGAGAATCAATGTAAATGCCGCCCCCATGACGGTAGAAGAATTCGGAAAACTCAAAAAAGCCGGAATAGGCACCTATCAGCTTTTCCAGGAAACCTATCACCGGGATACCTATAAGAAAATGCATCCTGCAGGGAAAAAAGCTGATTATGAATGGCGGTTGACTGCAATGGAGAGAGCGCTGGAAGCAGGTATCGATGATTTGGGAATTGGAGCCTTGTTAGGTTTATATGATTATAAATTTGAAGTACTGGCAATGCTCGAACATTCTGATTATTTATTAAATAAATATGGTGTCGGTCCTCACACAATATCTGTACCCCGCTTACGTCCTGCGCTTGGTTCAGTTTTAAAAGAAGCTCCTTATCCGATGAATGATAGGGATTTTAAAAAGCTGGTGGCCGTATTAAGACTAGCGGTGCCTTATACAGGAATTATCCTATCCACTCGTGAAAGTGCTGCATTAAGGGATGAATTACTCAGTCTTGGGGTATCTCAGATAAGTGCCGGATCGAAAACCAGTCCCGGAGGATATGGGCATGAAGAAGAAAAGTCCGATCAGTTCTATACTACTGACCACAGGTCACTTAATCAGATGGTGAAGGCCATTTGCAGTTCCGGATATATTCCCAGCTTCTGTACAGCTTGTTATAGAAGGTGCCGTACCGGAGAACATTTTATGGAATTAGCAAGAGAAGGAGAAATACATACCTTCTGCCAGCCTAATGCTGTTTTAACATTCAAAGAAAATTTAATCGACTATGGGACACCGGAAGATAGAGCAATAGGAGAGGAGATTATCCAAAAGGCATTGGAAGAGATTGAGGATGTAGAACTGAAACAGGCTACCGTTGAAAAGCTCAAATTAATTGAAGAGGGACAGAGGGATTTGTATTTTTGA
- a CDS encoding aspartate ammonia-lyase — MDYRIEHDLLGEKQVPADAYYGIHSLRAFENFYLTGRGIHKELIKALAVVKKAAAMANIETGQLDKHIGKAIVHACEEIMEGQLHDQFVVDALQGGAGTSANMNANEVIANRAIELLGGQKGDYSMVHPLNHVNMSQSTNDVFPTAVRIAALKLLKPVSEKFAELQTALQRKEEEFSGIIKMGRTELQDALPVMMGQEFGAYAQAISRDRWRIYKAEERLRQVNMGGTAVGTGLNAEKRYIYLVIEKLVDVTGLGLARAEYMMDPTQNNDVFVEVSGMLKAAAVNLAKIANDLRLLSSGPTAGFGEIRLPEMQAGSSIMPGKVNPVIPEAVRQAAYQVMVNDHAIAMGAQGGELELNAMLPFIADNLFESLDLLYRGAAIFIERCINGITVNKERCKQMVEESFVYATALSPHIGYDKATAVAQQARSEGKTVRQVALETGLFTESDLDRILDPYQLTKPGIPGRR; from the coding sequence ATGGATTACAGGATAGAACATGATTTGCTTGGAGAGAAACAAGTACCGGCTGATGCCTATTACGGTATACACAGCCTGCGTGCCTTTGAAAATTTTTACTTAACCGGAAGGGGTATTCATAAGGAATTAATTAAAGCTCTGGCAGTTGTAAAAAAAGCAGCGGCAATGGCTAATATAGAGACGGGGCAGTTGGATAAGCATATCGGGAAAGCTATTGTCCATGCCTGTGAGGAGATCATGGAAGGACAATTACATGATCAATTTGTAGTAGATGCACTACAAGGTGGAGCCGGAACATCTGCAAATATGAATGCAAATGAGGTTATTGCCAACCGTGCTATTGAGTTATTAGGTGGTCAAAAAGGAGATTACTCCATGGTGCATCCCTTAAATCATGTGAATATGAGCCAGTCTACCAATGATGTATTTCCGACAGCTGTACGCATAGCTGCGCTTAAATTACTTAAACCGGTAAGTGAGAAGTTTGCCGAGCTTCAAACTGCCCTGCAGAGAAAAGAAGAAGAATTTTCCGGCATCATTAAAATGGGACGTACAGAGCTGCAGGATGCCCTGCCGGTCATGATGGGGCAGGAGTTCGGTGCATATGCCCAGGCCATTTCGAGGGACCGCTGGCGAATATATAAAGCAGAAGAGCGCCTCCGGCAGGTCAATATGGGTGGAACGGCCGTGGGTACAGGGCTTAATGCAGAAAAGCGATATATATATCTGGTGATCGAAAAACTGGTGGATGTAACAGGTTTAGGATTGGCCCGTGCAGAATATATGATGGACCCTACGCAGAATAACGATGTATTTGTAGAAGTATCCGGTATGCTAAAAGCAGCAGCAGTGAATCTGGCTAAAATAGCCAATGATTTACGTCTCCTTTCTTCAGGACCTACTGCCGGTTTTGGAGAGATCAGACTGCCGGAAATGCAGGCAGGGTCAAGCATCATGCCGGGCAAAGTCAATCCGGTAATCCCTGAAGCAGTGCGGCAAGCAGCCTACCAGGTAATGGTAAATGACCATGCTATAGCCATGGGAGCTCAGGGGGGAGAATTAGAACTTAATGCCATGCTTCCATTTATAGCAGATAATCTTTTTGAATCTCTGGATTTGCTTTACAGAGGGGCTGCAATTTTTATTGAAAGATGTATCAATGGAATAACCGTAAACAAAGAACGATGTAAACAAATGGTAGAAGAAAGTTTCGTATATGCAACTGCTTTAAGTCCTCATATCGGTTATGATAAGGCTACTGCCGTTGCACAGCAGGCACGCAGTGAGGGAAAGACGGTACGGCAGGTAGCGTTAGAAACAGGACTTTTCACAGAGAGCGATTTAGACAGGATACTAGATCCGTATCAGCTTACCAAACCAGGAATTCCTGGACGACGTTAA
- the hydF gene encoding [FeFe] hydrogenase H-cluster maturation GTPase HydF, whose product MSNMNTTPTSSRLHIAIFGRRNAGKSSLINALTNQPIALVSDVPGTTTDPVSKAMELLPLGPVVIIDTAGIDDEGTLGKMRVEKTYEVLNRTELAVLVIDGQTGVTDFELDIMQRIREKNIAVIGVINKSDIYEVTGVQQQEWEKKLNLNLIKVSARTGNGIEALKKAIIQAAPSDEREMSLLSGLINPGDFVVMVVPIDKAAPKGRLILPQQQVIRETLEHDAIAIVTKEYELRETLEYLGKKPAIVITDSQAFLKVAADTPRDIPLTSFSILMARHKGDLIELTKGAKAIQSLSPGDKVLIAEACTHHRQSDDIGTVKIPRWLRQMIGGELQFEWFSGTGFPNNLQDFKLIVHCGACMINRREMMHRLALAKEQNIPIVNYGVLIACVHGILPRALEPFPAARMILED is encoded by the coding sequence ATGAGCAATATGAATACAACCCCGACATCATCCCGGCTGCATATAGCCATATTTGGCCGGCGCAATGCGGGGAAATCAAGTCTTATCAATGCGCTGACCAATCAACCTATTGCTTTGGTTTCAGATGTGCCGGGGACTACCACTGACCCCGTATCCAAGGCGATGGAGCTTCTGCCTTTAGGTCCGGTAGTTATTATAGATACTGCAGGAATTGATGATGAAGGCACTCTGGGTAAGATGCGGGTGGAAAAAACTTATGAGGTGCTCAATCGTACCGAACTGGCAGTGTTAGTTATCGATGGACAGACAGGTGTTACCGATTTTGAGCTGGATATTATGCAGCGTATCAGGGAAAAGAATATAGCAGTAATAGGTGTGATCAATAAGAGTGATATATATGAAGTTACAGGGGTACAGCAGCAGGAATGGGAGAAAAAGCTGAATTTAAATCTAATAAAAGTTTCTGCCAGGACGGGTAACGGTATTGAGGCATTAAAAAAAGCAATTATACAGGCTGCTCCCTCTGACGAGCGGGAAATGTCACTGCTGAGCGGATTAATCAACCCGGGTGACTTTGTGGTGATGGTGGTACCCATCGATAAGGCAGCACCTAAAGGAAGATTGATATTGCCCCAACAGCAGGTCATCCGGGAGACTCTTGAACATGATGCCATAGCCATCGTTACCAAGGAGTATGAACTGAGGGAAACCCTTGAATACCTGGGTAAAAAGCCAGCGATAGTAATTACCGACTCCCAGGCATTCCTTAAAGTTGCAGCTGATACGCCCCGGGATATACCTCTGACTTCTTTTTCAATATTAATGGCACGTCACAAGGGCGATTTGATTGAACTGACCAAGGGGGCTAAAGCTATACAATCGTTATCTCCAGGTGATAAAGTGCTTATTGCAGAAGCATGTACCCATCACCGCCAATCCGACGATATCGGTACTGTAAAAATTCCCAGGTGGCTGCGGCAGATGATAGGAGGGGAACTGCAATTTGAATGGTTTAGCGGGACGGGATTTCCTAACAATCTTCAGGACTTTAAACTCATTGTGCACTGTGGTGCATGTATGATTAACCGCAGGGAGATGATGCACCGTCTGGCACTGGCAAAGGAGCAGAATATACCTATTGTAAATTATGGAGTACTGATTGCCTGCGTTCACGGAATATTACCTAGAGCACTGGAACCTTTTCCGGCTGCCAGAATGATATTGGAAGACTGA
- a CDS encoding GerAB/ArcD/ProY family transporter, whose amino-acid sequence MLFEIGSTTLFALGIDAKQDAWIAILVAMLIGFVLLWLYTGLQKYFPEKNFAQIIIALLGKVIGMPLVFFYGLYFIYISTRNFRDFGELLVSTFLVETPQIFILIIFMLVVLYILFLGLETMGRTSEIMLPTILFFIIGTYIMIYFSLYNFYLFFLYFLKHFDL is encoded by the coding sequence ATGCTTTTTGAAATAGGGAGTACCACTCTGTTTGCACTGGGAATAGACGCAAAGCAGGACGCTTGGATTGCTATTTTAGTGGCCATGCTTATTGGGTTTGTATTGTTATGGCTCTATACCGGGTTGCAAAAATATTTTCCAGAGAAAAATTTTGCCCAAATTATTATTGCTTTACTTGGAAAAGTTATAGGTATGCCCCTTGTTTTTTTTTATGGACTATATTTTATTTATATATCCACCCGGAATTTTCGTGATTTTGGTGAACTACTTGTCAGCACGTTCCTTGTGGAAACGCCGCAAATATTTATACTCATCATTTTTATGCTGGTTGTACTATACATTCTTTTTCTAGGTTTGGAAACCATGGGACGTACAAGTGAAATTATGCTGCCTACTATTTTGTTTTTTATTATAGGTACATACATAATGATTTATTTCTCTCTCTATAACTTTTATTTGTTCTTTTTGTATTTTCTCAAACATTTCGACCTTTGA
- a CDS encoding spore germination protein, producing MFKKIIKRIKYLNHLQAEQKSANRKERYFGEQYIIHKKIENNLTNLRSVLGRSNDVVFREFKIGTKKQIKAFICCIDGLIDKDKVNQHIIRTLMVDIYITDYDEKSLSQDIQTILKDNLLSAIEVREVKSFDEVLIEILAGGVALFIDGYDTVFVIGMRGWAERNIDEPDTEAVVRGSREGFTETLRTNTALKGR from the coding sequence ATGTTTAAGAAAATAATAAAACGCATAAAATACTTGAATCACCTGCAAGCAGAACAAAAATCTGCAAACAGAAAAGAAAGGTATTTTGGAGAGCAATATATTATCCATAAAAAAATAGAAAACAATTTAACAAATCTGAGAAGTGTCCTGGGAAGAAGTAATGATGTTGTTTTTAGGGAATTTAAAATTGGCACCAAAAAGCAAATAAAAGCATTTATATGTTGTATAGATGGACTGATTGATAAAGATAAAGTTAATCAGCATATTATAAGAACTTTAATGGTTGATATCTATATTACAGATTATGATGAAAAATCATTGTCTCAGGATATTCAGACCATACTAAAGGATAATTTATTGAGCGCGATTGAAGTGAGAGAAGTAAAATCCTTTGATGAAGTTTTAATTGAAATTTTAGCCGGAGGGGTTGCTTTATTTATAGACGGCTATGATACCGTGTTTGTAATAGGCATGAGGGGCTGGGCCGAAAGAAATATCGATGAACCGGATACCGAAGCAGTTGTCCGGGGGTCCCGTGAGGGATTTACCGAAACACTCCGGACCAATACAGCATTAAAAGGAAGGTGA
- the panD gene encoding aspartate 1-decarboxylase, translating to MFVEMMTGKIHRATVTDANLNYVGSITIDPVLLEAAGIFPNQKVQVVNNNNGARFETYVIPGERDSGIICLNGAAARLVQPGDVVIIIAYGWMDEKEAANHVPKVVFVDENNRIV from the coding sequence ATGTTTGTTGAAATGATGACTGGAAAAATTCACCGTGCTACCGTTACCGACGCCAATCTCAATTATGTGGGCAGTATCACCATTGACCCCGTACTGTTGGAAGCTGCAGGAATTTTCCCCAATCAAAAGGTTCAGGTGGTAAATAATAACAACGGGGCAAGGTTTGAAACCTACGTGATTCCCGGAGAACGGGATAGCGGCATTATCTGCCTGAATGGAGCTGCTGCCCGCCTGGTACAACCAGGCGATGTGGTGATCATTATCGCCTATGGGTGGATGGATGAAAAAGAAGCGGCCAACCATGTACCTAAAGTGGTCTTTGTAGATGAGAATAACCGTATAGTATGA
- the panC gene encoding pantoate--beta-alanine ligase encodes MQIFNHIAEIKNYLRKEQKNGKIIGFVPTMGYLHEGHLSLIRRAANENDMAIVSIFVNPTQFGPAEDFERYPRDLQRDVNLAQQAGANVIFTPDVAEMYPQGYKTYVEVQEITNTLCGASRPGHFRGVTTIVTKLFSIVRPDRAYFGQKDAQQAIVIQQMTKDLDMDVEIMVCPIVREKDGLAMSSRNVYLNPQEREQAVVLSESLALAKKLIIQGERDAFKIKAAIVDKITQKPLAKIDYVSIVDAQTLKDIHHITNRVLIALAVKFGSTRLIDNIIVEV; translated from the coding sequence ATGCAGATATTTAACCATATTGCTGAAATAAAAAACTATTTAAGAAAGGAGCAGAAAAATGGAAAAATCATCGGTTTTGTCCCCACAATGGGATATCTTCATGAGGGCCATCTGTCCTTGATTCGAAGAGCTGCAAACGAAAATGATATGGCTATAGTTAGTATATTTGTAAATCCTACTCAGTTTGGTCCTGCTGAGGATTTTGAACGGTATCCCAGAGACTTGCAAAGAGATGTTAATCTTGCACAGCAAGCCGGAGCTAATGTAATATTCACACCCGATGTTGCCGAGATGTACCCCCAAGGATATAAAACTTATGTGGAGGTACAAGAAATAACCAATACCCTCTGTGGTGCTTCAAGGCCCGGCCATTTTCGTGGAGTTACCACCATAGTTACTAAATTATTTAGTATTGTACGTCCTGACAGGGCTTATTTTGGTCAAAAGGATGCACAGCAAGCAATTGTAATTCAACAAATGACCAAAGATTTGGATATGGATGTAGAAATTATGGTATGCCCCATTGTGAGAGAAAAAGACGGATTGGCCATGAGCTCGCGAAATGTCTATCTCAATCCCCAAGAACGAGAGCAGGCTGTGGTCCTTTCCGAATCTCTGGCCTTGGCAAAAAAACTTATCATCCAAGGCGAAAGAGATGCTTTTAAGATAAAGGCTGCCATAGTAGATAAGATTACTCAAAAACCATTGGCCAAAATTGATTATGTTTCCATTGTAGATGCCCAAACATTAAAAGATATCCATCACATTACAAATAGAGTTTTAATTGCACTAGCTGTCAAATTTGGATCCACCCGATTAATCGATAATATTATTGTGGAGGTATGA
- the panB gene encoding 3-methyl-2-oxobutanoate hydroxymethyltransferase, with the protein MHKRVTTAAFRKMKQDKQKISMLTAYDYPTGKILDASGVDGILVGDSLGMVVLGYEDTTRVTMEDMVHHIKAVSRGVERALVVGDMPFLSYHMGIEQSVRNAGRIIQEGRAQAVKLEGGQEILDDIRAIIKAGIPVMGHLGLTPQSIHNIGGYFIQGKTVEQAQKLIQDAKALEDAGVFALVLECIPAELADLISSQLSIPTIGIGAGKGCDGQILVTHDLLGIYQGKSPSFVKRYAEIGITMEKAVSQYIQEVKQGFFPGENQSFHMDAEIVEKLYGGGN; encoded by the coding sequence ATGCATAAAAGAGTCACTACAGCAGCATTTAGAAAGATGAAGCAGGATAAACAAAAGATATCCATGTTGACAGCTTATGACTATCCTACTGGAAAAATCCTGGACGCCAGCGGGGTAGACGGGATTCTGGTTGGAGATTCCTTAGGTATGGTAGTATTAGGTTATGAGGATACCACCCGGGTAACCATGGAGGATATGGTCCATCATATTAAAGCAGTAAGCCGTGGCGTAGAAAGAGCTCTGGTGGTAGGAGATATGCCCTTTTTATCCTATCATATGGGAATAGAGCAAAGTGTCCGCAATGCAGGACGTATTATCCAGGAAGGACGTGCCCAGGCAGTAAAGCTGGAAGGAGGACAGGAAATTTTAGATGATATCAGAGCCATTATCAAAGCAGGGATTCCGGTCATGGGTCACCTTGGATTAACCCCACAGTCTATTCATAACATAGGAGGCTATTTTATCCAGGGTAAAACGGTTGAACAGGCCCAAAAGCTTATTCAGGACGCTAAAGCCCTGGAAGATGCCGGTGTGTTTGCACTGGTGCTGGAATGTATCCCGGCAGAGCTGGCCGACCTTATTTCCTCTCAACTTTCCATTCCCACCATCGGTATTGGGGCCGGAAAAGGCTGTGACGGACAGATTCTGGTCACTCATGACCTGCTGGGTATCTATCAAGGGAAAAGTCCCAGTTTTGTCAAGCGGTATGCTGAAATAGGAATAACGATGGAAAAAGCAGTATCTCAATATATACAGGAAGTAAAACAGGGATTTTTCCCCGGTGAAAACCAAAGTTTTCATATGGATGCTGAAATTGTAGAAAAATTATATGGAGGCGGAAATTAA
- the pabB gene encoding aminodeoxychorismate synthase component I, which produces MSEVYIEEIHTSLSAFDIYKLFSNKEYSFFLDSGMDPNRLGRYSFIGANPFLRIEAKNSSITVWEENTREIYTGNPFLKLKELLGRYHIENNTELPFVGGAVGFLAYDLCHHIEKLPRTAVDDLQLPDMILGFYDGIVVIDHLKNKIYAVSAGLPQQDRNMAWQRVKDIRRRIEQGTIINIEHLDQSYTQNHVELVSNFTKEDYCKAIERAREYIRCGDIFQVNMTQRFTTYINRHPLNIYSYLRTINPAPFAAYMDYGDMKIVSSSPERFIQKRGNMLETRPIKGTISRSKNEKEDILNKEILQNSIKDRAENVMIVDLMRNDIGRVCSFGSVQVPELFCVETYATVHHLVSTVKGRLNPEYDAVDCIAAAFPGGSITGAPKIRAMEIIDELEPTCRHIYTGCIGYIGFNGDMDLNIVIRTMLVKGNRAYYQVGGGIVWDSVPEKEYQETLDKGLALRRALLER; this is translated from the coding sequence ATGAGTGAGGTTTATATAGAAGAGATTCATACATCTTTATCTGCCTTTGACATCTATAAGCTGTTTTCCAATAAAGAGTATAGCTTTTTTCTGGATAGCGGTATGGACCCTAATAGATTGGGGCGATACTCCTTTATCGGTGCAAACCCATTTTTACGTATAGAAGCCAAAAACAGCAGCATTACTGTATGGGAAGAAAATACCCGAGAAATTTATACAGGAAATCCTTTTTTAAAGCTCAAAGAATTGCTTGGCAGATATCATATAGAAAACAACACAGAGTTGCCTTTTGTGGGAGGGGCTGTAGGTTTTCTGGCCTATGACTTATGCCATCATATAGAAAAACTGCCACGGACTGCGGTGGATGACCTTCAGCTGCCGGATATGATTTTAGGCTTTTATGATGGTATTGTAGTCATTGATCATCTAAAGAATAAAATCTATGCCGTTTCTGCAGGGTTACCCCAACAGGACAGGAATATGGCTTGGCAGAGAGTGAAGGATATAAGACGGCGCATAGAACAAGGTACAATAATAAACATTGAACATTTAGACCAAAGCTATACCCAAAACCATGTGGAATTGGTTTCCAACTTTACAAAAGAGGATTACTGCAAAGCCATAGAGCGTGCCCGTGAATATATACGCTGCGGCGATATTTTTCAAGTGAATATGACCCAGCGTTTTACTACATATATCAATAGGCATCCGCTTAATATCTATAGTTATCTCAGAACTATCAATCCTGCCCCTTTTGCAGCATATATGGATTACGGCGATATGAAAATAGTGAGCAGTTCTCCCGAACGTTTTATTCAAAAGAGAGGAAACATGTTGGAAACACGGCCTATAAAGGGGACTATTTCAAGAAGTAAGAATGAAAAAGAGGATATTTTGAATAAAGAAATATTACAAAACAGTATAAAAGACAGGGCGGAGAATGTAATGATAGTAGATTTAATGCGTAATGATATTGGACGGGTATGCAGTTTTGGCAGTGTGCAGGTGCCCGAATTATTTTGTGTGGAAACATATGCTACTGTACACCATTTAGTATCTACAGTAAAAGGCCGGTTGAATCCGGAATATGATGCGGTAGACTGTATTGCAGCTGCTTTTCCGGGAGGATCAATTACGGGGGCGCCTAAGATACGTGCCATGGAAATTATTGATGAACTGGAACCAACATGCAGGCATATATATACCGGTTGTATAGGATACATAGGTTTTAATGGGGATATGGATTTAAATATTGTCATCCGTACTATGCTGGTAAAAGGCAATCGTGCGTATTATCAGGTGGGGGGAGGAATTGTATGGGATTCGGTTCCTGAAAAGGAATACCAAGAAACGCTGGATAAAGGATTAGCCTTAAGACGGGCTCTTTTGGAAAGGTAG
- a CDS encoding aminotransferase class IV produces the protein MSENNYINGDQYLSKKNLVYVNKKIISLEQAGIPAADQGLLFGWGLFETLRIYNGMAHMLDEHITRMIFSAKTLNISMPMNKEEIVGQVGQFIKAAEIENSVLRITLTKGVNNISNIIFTHRPIVYTAQDYKRGFTAKIASIRRNATSPLVFMKTLNYMDNMLAKQEANLSGFDEALLLNTQGKLCEGSMSNIFFVKNGRIHTPAVKCGLLPGIIRQLVIEKIAPFMNMEVLQDEYGEMQLFEADEAFITNSVMQIMPLVAVNGVNIGNGMPGSVTLAVMRAYDDYVEMGFLFN, from the coding sequence ATGTCAGAGAATAATTATATTAACGGTGACCAATATCTATCAAAAAAAAATCTTGTATATGTAAACAAGAAGATTATATCGCTTGAGCAGGCCGGAATACCGGCAGCCGACCAAGGACTGTTGTTTGGATGGGGATTATTTGAAACCCTTCGCATCTATAACGGGATGGCCCATATGCTGGATGAGCACATTACACGTATGATATTTTCGGCTAAAACTTTAAATATATCAATGCCTATGAATAAAGAAGAGATTGTCGGGCAGGTTGGTCAGTTTATAAAAGCAGCAGAAATAGAAAATAGTGTGTTAAGGATAACGCTTACCAAGGGGGTGAATAATATTTCCAATATTATTTTTACGCATCGTCCCATAGTGTATACTGCCCAAGATTATAAAAGAGGTTTTACGGCAAAAATTGCATCCATAAGGCGTAATGCCACATCACCATTGGTTTTTATGAAAACGCTGAACTATATGGATAATATGCTGGCTAAACAGGAGGCCAATCTTTCGGGATTTGATGAAGCGTTGCTGTTAAATACCCAAGGCAAGCTGTGTGAAGGCAGCATGAGTAATATATTTTTTGTAAAAAATGGCCGAATCCATACTCCCGCTGTAAAATGCGGTCTTTTACCGGGTATCATCAGGCAGTTGGTTATAGAAAAAATTGCTCCCTTTATGAACATGGAAGTACTGCAGGATGAATACGGTGAGATGCAGCTTTTTGAAGCTGACGAGGCATTTATTACCAATTCTGTGATGCAGATTATGCCGCTGGTAGCGGTAAATGGTGTAAATATAGGAAACGGTATGCCGGGATCGGTAACGTTAGCGGTGATGCGTGCCTATGACGATTATGTAGAAATGGGATTTTTGTTCAACTAA
- a CDS encoding LacI family DNA-binding transcriptional regulator: MRVTINDIAKAANVSPSTVSRAIANNPRISKKTRQKIFQIMKEMNYHPNLIARSLVNRSTRIIGLVVPGNTEKAFQHPFFPEILRGIASVAHKYKYNILISSVTNVRDEKQMINELVKGGVVEGVVLMTSKVKDPSIAELVKTEFPFVVVGRPVNDDGINWVDNNNFAIGYELTQHFIKQGHKKIAFIGVSQDLVATLDRLEGYKKALQDSNLPVDNSLIIESNYLDDNGYDLVQKIDFSQKKPTGIIACDDFLAFGIIKFLNEHGFKVPEDVAVAGINNVALSEHSVPPLTSVEINAFQLGVKAFELLFESIKSDFKSINRAIIPAKLIIRESTSVHI; encoded by the coding sequence ATGAGGGTAACCATAAATGATATTGCAAAAGCAGCAAATGTTTCTCCATCTACAGTCTCAAGAGCAATTGCAAACAATCCCAGAATTAGTAAAAAAACCCGTCAAAAAATATTTCAAATCATGAAAGAAATGAACTATCATCCTAATTTGATAGCCCGTTCGCTAGTAAACAGGTCAACAAGGATAATTGGTCTAGTGGTCCCGGGTAATACCGAAAAGGCATTTCAGCATCCTTTTTTTCCTGAAATACTGAGGGGGATTGCTTCAGTTGCACATAAATATAAATATAATATTCTTATTTCAAGTGTAACGAATGTAAGAGATGAAAAACAGATGATTAATGAACTTGTAAAAGGTGGTGTGGTTGAGGGAGTTGTTTTAATGACTTCCAAGGTTAAGGACCCGTCCATTGCCGAACTTGTCAAAACGGAATTCCCTTTTGTTGTAGTGGGAAGGCCGGTAAATGATGATGGGATAAACTGGGTTGACAATAATAATTTTGCAATCGGGTATGAGTTAACACAGCATTTTATAAAGCAAGGGCATAAAAAGATAGCTTTTATTGGTGTATCACAAGATCTGGTTGCCACACTTGACCGCCTTGAGGGATATAAGAAAGCATTACAGGATAGTAATCTGCCTGTTGATAATAGTTTGATAATAGAAAGCAATTATTTGGATGACAATGGATATGATCTGGTACAAAAAATTGATTTTTCTCAAAAAAAACCTACTGGTATAATAGCATGTGACGATTTTCTTGCATTTGGAATTATTAAATTTTTAAATGAACATGGGTTTAAGGTACCCGAAGACGTAGCTGTAGCAGGTATCAACAATGTGGCGCTGTCAGAACATTCTGTTCCGCCATTAACTTCTGTGGAAATCAATGCTTTTCAACTGGGTGTGAAAGCGTTTGAATTATTATTTGAAAGTATAAAAAGTGATTTTAAGAGCATTAATAGGGCAATAATACCCGCAAAATTAATAATACGGGAGTCTACATCCGTCCATATATAA